In one Diabrotica virgifera virgifera chromosome 7, PGI_DIABVI_V3a genomic region, the following are encoded:
- the LOC114327839 gene encoding uncharacterized protein LOC114327839, translated as MEEDLLTATACFLILCGDSRKRKRKCWVRPSLKKREKYGGKEILSDLKKDDVLLEHRTDGCFKNFLRMSSSDMEFLLQKIAAVIRKADTNCRKAIPPQERLAVTLRFLATGDSYSSLMYLFKISKQAISKIVPEVCAALVNAIKDQVKMPKTAQEWETITNGFSVLWNFPKCVGVMDGKHIAIQAPKNSGSDFFNYKTFFSIVLFGVMDANYRFLYFHVGSQGRISDGGVFENTLSKKLLTRCKLNLPEYSSLPGREKLVPHVFLGDDAFPLSPNLLKPYPGAQDKGSPKRIFNYRLSRARRISENVFGMLSSIFRIFRKPLLLEPETAEVVVLACIYLHNFLRNSSRSKNSYNPPGTYDGEDKDTGRVLEGSWRRETQSNTFTSYKKVARNASTEAKDIRQEFADFFVTPLGMVPWQNNY; from the exons ATGGAGGAAGACTTATTAACTGCTACCGCGTGCTTTCTAATTTTGTGTGGTGATTCACGAAAACGGAAGCGTAAATGTTGGGTCCGTCCAAGTTTGAAGAAAAGGGAAAAATATGGTGGAAAGGAAATATTATCGGATTTAAAGAAAGATGACGTTTTATTAGAACATCGAACCGATGGGtgcttcaaaaattttttgcGCATGAGTAGTTCAGATATGGAAtttttgctgcaaaaaattgcAGCAGTGATAAGAAAAGCAGATACTAACTGTAGAAAGGCTATACCTCCACAAGAACGATTAGCTGTAACATTGCGCTTTCTGGCAACTGGAGATTCCTACAGCAGCTTGATGTATTTATTTAAGATTTCGAAACAAGCTATCTCAAAGATAGTACCAGAAGTATGTGCTGCGCTAGTAAATGCAATTAAAGACCAAGTTAAG ATGCCTAAAACTGCTCAAGAATGGGAAACAATTACTAATGGTTTCAGTGTTCTTTGGAATTTTCCAAAATGTGTAGGCGTCATGGATGGCAAGCACATTGCAATACAAGCACCAAAAAACAGTGGAAGTGATTTCTTCAATTACAAAACTTTTTTTAGCATTGTTCTGTTCGGCGTAATGGATGCTAAttaccgatttttgtattttcatGTAGGCTCCCAAGGGAGAATATCTGATGGAGGAGTTTTCGAAAATACATTATCCAAAAAACTATTAACTCGCTGCAAACTCAACCTTCCAGAATATAGCTCTTTACCAGGACGTGAGAAATTAGTCCCTCACGTATTTTTAGGGGATGATGCCTTCCCATTATCACCAAATTTACTGAAACCCTACCCTGGGGCGCAGGACAAAGGGTCTCCCAAAAGGATATTTAATTACCGTCTCAGTAGAGCGAGAAGAATATCAGAAAATGTTTTTGGAATGTTATCTTCGATTTTTAGAATATTTAGAAAACCCTTACTTTTAGAACCAGAAACTGCAGAAGTTGTTGTTTTGGCTTGCATTTACTTGCATAATTTTTTAAGGAATAGTTCAAGATCTAAAAATTCCTACAATCCCCCAGGTACATATGACGGTGAAGATAAAGATACAGGACGTGTTTTAGAAGGATCGTGGAGAAGAGAAACTCAGAGTAATACATTTACTTCATACAAGAAAGTTGCACGAAATGCATCAACTGAAGCAAAAGATATTAGGCAAGAGTTTGCAGATTTTTTCGTTACACCTTTGGGGATGGTGCCGTGGCagaataattattga